In Amphiprion ocellaris isolate individual 3 ecotype Okinawa chromosome 3, ASM2253959v1, whole genome shotgun sequence, one genomic interval encodes:
- the LOC111581541 gene encoding hyaluronidase-1-like: MASPFLSCVALCVIISVTLVLGLPPTEPPLIHDHPFVAIWNAPTDQCQQLHIPLDTVAFQAVTTPAAVSGQFLTIFYEDRLGLYPKVDTIKRKRYRGGVPQNGNLTEHLAKAQNQIDHYISQDSSPGLAVIDWESWRPLWDQNWGSKRIYQKLSIAHALQMAPFLSTKQISELAKSQFQHASRRFMEKTISLGIGERPSRRWGFYLFPDCYNYGWEKSGYTGKCSMRTQKQNNQMLWLWEHSTALFPSIYLHLTLRNSARAALYVRNRVQEALRVAALPKRPYTVPIYVYSRPLYRDQTQTFQSQADLVSTVGESAALGASGVVMWGGTKDYNNKASCQSLSEYLTSTFNPYIANVTAAVMLCSETLCQGKGRCVRKNYDSDHYLHLNPTYFKILRADKKYVAVGLPSAADLDAWAENFICQCYAKSSCYPKLVHPTSIKLIWV, encoded by the exons ATGGCGTCACCCTTCCTGTCCTGTGTCGCCCTCTGTGTCATCATATCTGTCACCTTAGTCCTTGGTCTACCACCTACTGAGCCTCCACTGATCCATGACCACCCCTTTGTGGCTATATGGAACGCCCCCACTGACCAGTGTCAACAACTTCACATCCCACTGGACACGGTAGCCTTCCAGGCAGTGACCACACCTGCAGCTGTTTCAGGTCAGTTTCTCACCATCTTCTACGAGGATCGCCTTGGCCTTTACCCTAAAGTTGATACCATCAAGCGTAAGCGCTACAGAGGAGGAGTCCCCCAAAATGGCAACCTGACGGAACATCTGGCCAAGGCCCAGAATCAAATAGATCACTATATCTCCCAGGATTCCTCTCCTGGGCTGGCCGTGATTGACTGGGAGTCCTGGCGTCCACTGTGGGATCAGAACTGGGGTTCAAAACGTATTTATCAGAAGTTGTCCATCGCTCATGCTCTGCAGATGGCCCCATTTCTATCAACAAAGCAAATTTCTGAACTGGCAAAGAGCCAGTTCCAGCATGCTAGCCGCCGTTTCATGGAGAAAACCATCAGCCTTGGCATCGGTGAGCGTCCAAGTCGTCGCTGGGGTTTCTACCTGTTTCCCGACTGCTACAACTATGGATGGGAGAAGTCCGGCTACACAGGGAAGTGCTCCATGAGGACccagaagcaaaacaaccagatgctGTGGCTGTGGGAACACAGCACCGCTCTATTTCCCTCCATCTACCTTCATCTGACTCTGAGGAACTCCGCCCGTGCTGCCCTCTACGTCCGCAACCGTGTCCAGGAGGCGCTGAGGGTGGCAGCACTGCCTAAACGTCCCTACACGGTCCCCATCTACGTCTACTCCAGGCCGCTGTACAGGGATCAGACCCAGACATTTCAGAGCCAG GCAGATCTAGTCAGCACTGTTGGAGAGTCTGCAGCTTTGGGAGCTTCTGGGGTTGTCATGTGGGGAGGCACCAAAGACTACAACAACAAG GCTTCCTGTCAGTCTCTGTCTGAGTATCTGACATCCACCTTCAACCCGTACATTGCCAACGTGACAGCAGCTGTCATGCTGTGCAGTGAGACCTTGTGCCAGGGGAAGGGCCGCTGTGTGAGGAAGAACTACGACTCCGATCACTACCTGCACCTAAACCCTACCTACTTCAAAATCCTGCGAGCTGACAAGAAGTACGTGGCTGTTGGTCTCCCTTCTGCTGCAGACCTTGACGCCTGGGCTGAAAACTTCATCTGCCAGTGCTACGCCAAGTCCAGCTGTTATCCCAAACTGGTGCATCCAACCTCAATCAAACTCATCTGGGTTTAA